One Triticum dicoccoides isolate Atlit2015 ecotype Zavitan chromosome 4B, WEW_v2.0, whole genome shotgun sequence genomic window carries:
- the LOC119295812 gene encoding uncharacterized protein LOC119295812 isoform X1 — MRAAFSSRSTSSAPESPSSSRTMIRRLEQIRRVFQGLEGSHIWPFQCLIFHSQSPPDSRVEPEPPLEHGSDVQEVELRMDHDMVVAGARIIKSAGGIRGGAVPAAGHGSPWVAADAQGEFRCQDGV; from the exons ATGAGGGCCGCCTTCTCGTCAAGATCTACTTCAAGCGCGCCGGAGAGCCCCTCGAGCTCAAG GACCATGATTCGGAGGCTGGAGCAGATCCGGAGGGTGTTCCAGGGACTCGAGGGCTCCCATATCTGGCCCTTCCAGTGTTTAATTTTTCATAGTCAG TCACCGCCGGATTCGAGGGTGGAGCCCGAGCCTCCACTGGAGCATGGATCAGACGTGCAGGAGGTGGAGCTCCGCATGGATCATGACATGGTCGTCGCGGGGGCAAGGATCATCAAGTCTGCAGGCGGCATCAGGGGAGGTGCAGTGCCAGCTGCTGGACATGGTTCACCCTGGGTTGCTGCTGATGCACAAG GTGAATTTCGATGCCAAGACGGAGTATGA
- the LOC119295812 gene encoding uncharacterized protein LOC119295812 isoform X2 — MQSYLHDLPSTYNLVMLDLVRRGRLLYKHNEGRLLVKIYFKRAGEPLELKSPPDSRVEPEPPLEHGSDVQEVELRMDHDMVVAGARIIKSAGGIRGGAVPAAGHGSPWVAADAQGEFRCQDGV, encoded by the exons ATGCAGTCCTACCTGCACGACCTGCCCTCCACCTACAACCTCGTGATGCTTGACCTCGTCAGGCGTGGCCGCCTCCTCTACAAGCACAATGAGGGCCGCCTTCTCGTCAAGATCTACTTCAAGCGCGCCGGAGAGCCCCTCGAGCTCAAG TCACCGCCGGATTCGAGGGTGGAGCCCGAGCCTCCACTGGAGCATGGATCAGACGTGCAGGAGGTGGAGCTCCGCATGGATCATGACATGGTCGTCGCGGGGGCAAGGATCATCAAGTCTGCAGGCGGCATCAGGGGAGGTGCAGTGCCAGCTGCTGGACATGGTTCACCCTGGGTTGCTGCTGATGCACAAG GTGAATTTCGATGCCAAGACGGAGTATGA